A window from Ardenticatenales bacterium encodes these proteins:
- the ppc gene encoding phosphoenolpyruvate carboxylase yields MQTDRDQLSADIHLLGDILGKVIRQQAGIELYELEERIRALTKARRVDQTPEIDAHLSRLVDSLTLAQAETVARAFTTYFELVNLAEEMHRIRVLRQRERDLYPTPMKESIAAGIATLWEMGMDEQEMARLLDRLRVELVFTAHPTEARRRTVLSKLRRISHALHELEVRDLVPSERATLIAEITAEITSLWATSRNRVTKPDVSDEVKTGLYYLDSTVWDILPEIYQAMHKALAQHYPTLDLPPCFLTFASWMGGDRDGNPFVTAPVTAETLRLHRGLAVERHRKGAGELNRSLSMSDRLMQIGPELDAALSAAAAHDSAHVGYLRQRYPHEPYRLLAAILAADLGEASQDDVVARLEAPETASPPPRLLTGDDLLDPLALLDRSLRQNGFQTIADTELTRFLNQARVFGLYAARLDIRQDSGYNEAVLTELLRHLGLCPDYGALPPDERAALLTRLLDEPAPDVWALAGHPFSAQTQETLHLFRLLTRAVRTYGPQVIGPYIISMTRGVQDMLSPLLLAYWHGLDLNPDQPEGLAIAPLFETRADLEAGPAIMTAMFTHPAYRRHLERLGRQQTIMIGYSDSNKDAGYLTASWELYRAQEGLAEVCRHHAILLTLFHGRGGTIARGGGPANRAILAQPPGSVGGRIRITEQGEVIDIHYGQPAIARRHLEQVVHATLLSSAPGRGVEPEPAWRAALDQLSDISYRAYRAFVYETPPFLEFWQQATPIHEINGLRIGSRPARRKGGNVFSGLRAIPWGFSWMQSRFVLPSWFGLGTALEQYALGGEEQLELLRAMYREWPFFYTVLNNAQVSLGKADMGIARIYADLATDAAVREQIFGTIAAEFARTVRWILLVSGQREILDNEPILQRSIRRRNPYVDPLNFIQVSLLRRLRALPDADSEEARQLVRVIALTINGVASGLKNTG; encoded by the coding sequence ATGCAAACAGACCGCGATCAACTCAGTGCCGATATTCACCTCCTGGGCGACATCCTGGGAAAAGTGATTCGCCAGCAGGCCGGCATCGAACTCTACGAGTTGGAGGAACGCATCCGTGCCCTCACCAAAGCGCGTCGCGTGGACCAGACGCCGGAAATAGACGCCCATCTCTCCCGCCTGGTGGATAGCCTGACGCTGGCGCAGGCGGAAACGGTGGCCCGCGCCTTCACCACCTATTTCGAGCTGGTCAATCTGGCGGAGGAGATGCACCGCATTCGCGTGCTGCGGCAGCGGGAGCGCGACCTGTATCCCACGCCGATGAAGGAATCGATTGCTGCCGGCATTGCCACCCTCTGGGAAATGGGCATGGACGAGCAAGAAATGGCCCGCCTCCTCGACCGCCTGCGCGTCGAACTCGTCTTCACCGCCCACCCCACCGAAGCCCGCCGCCGCACCGTCCTCTCCAAACTGCGCCGCATCAGCCACGCCCTGCACGAACTCGAAGTGCGCGACCTCGTCCCCAGCGAACGCGCCACCCTTATCGCCGAAATCACCGCCGAAATCACCAGCCTTTGGGCCACCAGCCGCAACCGCGTCACCAAACCCGACGTCAGCGACGAGGTAAAAACCGGTCTCTACTACCTGGACAGCACCGTCTGGGACATCCTCCCCGAAATCTACCAGGCCATGCACAAAGCCCTGGCCCAACATTACCCCACCCTCGACCTGCCGCCGTGCTTCCTCACCTTTGCCTCCTGGATGGGGGGCGACCGGGATGGCAACCCCTTCGTCACCGCCCCCGTCACGGCGGAAACGCTGCGCCTCCACCGTGGGCTGGCTGTTGAGCGCCACCGCAAAGGCGCGGGCGAACTCAACCGCTCCCTCAGCATGTCCGACCGCCTCATGCAGATCGGGCCGGAACTGGACGCCGCTCTGTCAGCCGCCGCCGCTCATGACTCCGCGCACGTGGGCTACCTGCGGCAGCGGTATCCGCATGAACCGTACCGCCTGCTGGCCGCCATCCTTGCCGCCGACCTGGGCGAAGCATCGCAAGATGACGTGGTGGCTCGCCTGGAAGCGCCGGAAACTGCGTCGCCGCCGCCGCGCCTGCTCACGGGCGATGATCTGCTCGATCCGCTGGCGCTGCTGGACCGCTCCCTGCGCCAGAATGGCTTCCAGACCATCGCCGACACGGAACTGACGCGCTTCCTGAACCAGGCGCGCGTTTTTGGCCTGTACGCCGCCCGCCTGGACATTCGCCAGGACAGCGGCTACAACGAGGCCGTCCTCACGGAACTGCTGCGCCACCTGGGTCTTTGCCCGGACTACGGCGCGCTCCCGCCGGATGAGCGCGCCGCGCTGCTGACGCGGCTTCTGGACGAACCGGCCCCGGACGTGTGGGCGCTGGCCGGGCATCCCTTTTCCGCGCAAACGCAGGAAACACTGCACCTGTTCCGCCTCCTCACACGCGCCGTGCGCACCTATGGCCCCCAGGTGATCGGCCCGTACATCATCAGCATGACGCGCGGCGTCCAGGACATGCTGTCGCCGCTGCTGCTGGCTTACTGGCATGGCCTGGACCTGAACCCGGACCAACCGGAAGGTCTGGCGATTGCCCCCCTGTTTGAAACGCGCGCCGATCTGGAGGCCGGCCCAGCCATTATGACGGCTATGTTCACGCATCCTGCCTACCGCCGTCATCTGGAGCGACTGGGGCGGCAGCAGACGATCATGATCGGCTATTCAGACAGCAACAAGGACGCGGGGTATCTGACGGCGAGTTGGGAGTTGTATCGGGCGCAGGAGGGGTTGGCGGAGGTATGCCGGCATCATGCCATCCTCCTCACCCTCTTCCACGGGCGCGGCGGCACGATTGCCCGCGGCGGCGGCCCCGCCAATCGCGCCATCCTGGCCCAACCCCCCGGCTCCGTTGGCGGGCGCATCCGCATTACCGAACAAGGGGAAGTGATCGACATCCATTACGGGCAGCCGGCCATCGCCCGCCGCCACCTGGAGCAGGTCGTCCACGCCACGCTGCTCTCCAGCGCCCCTGGCCGCGGCGTGGAGCCGGAACCCGCCTGGCGCGCCGCGCTGGATCAACTCTCCGACATTTCCTACCGGGCATATCGCGCCTTTGTGTACGAGACGCCGCCGTTTCTTGAGTTCTGGCAGCAGGCCACGCCCATTCACGAGATCAACGGACTGCGCATTGGTTCCCGCCCCGCGCGGCGCAAAGGGGGCAATGTCTTCAGCGGGCTGCGGGCGATTCCCTGGGGCTTTAGCTGGATGCAGAGCCGCTTTGTGCTGCCCAGTTGGTTCGGCCTGGGGACGGCACTGGAGCAGTATGCGCTTGGTGGGGAGGAGCAATTGGAGCTGCTACGCGCGATGTACCGCGAGTGGCCTTTCTTTTACACGGTGCTGAACAACGCGCAGGTGTCGTTGGGCAAGGCGGACATGGGCATCGCCCGTATTTACGCGGATCTGGCGACGGACGCGGCAGTGCGCGAGCAGATTTTCGGCACGATTGCCGCCGAGTTTGCGCGCACCGTGCGCTGGATTCTGCTGGTGAGCGGACAGCGGGAGATTCTGGACAACGAGCCGATATTGCAGCGGTCTATTCGCCGCCGCAATCCGTATGTGGATCCGCTGAACTTTATTCAGGTGAGCCTGCTGCGGCGGCTAAGGGCGCTGCCGGATGCGGATAGCGAGGAGGCGCGGCAACTGGTGCGCGTGATTGCGTTGACGATTAACGGGGTGGCTTCGGGGTTGAAAAATACGGGGTAG
- a CDS encoding HAMP domain-containing protein: MRTLAAKLAFAFLSVSLTGIALVALFAGIIVRTESNTFVNAFNQDAIVNRLAEYYTANNGWQGPLHETGTSPLPQLEWGRGYFVADTTGHVVIPAGDTQIPPDMLRRAVPIVVDGQEVGYFLGREPPRNPGSAFDPNRAQLDFLQRVNQTLILAALGAAALALIMGVLLARSLSHPLQELTQATRAVAQGDLTLQVPVRSQDELGQLASAFNQMSTQLGRARDQRRQMTADIAHDLRTPLSIILGHSEALHEGILPPTPDTFYIIHDEAKRLSRLVEELRTLSLAEAGELPMSPRAVAPEALLERALVAYTPQAQKQDISLTLQAPPDLPAINVDPDRMAQVFDNLLNNALRFTPAGGQITLGAAAADDMVHFWVRDSGPGIPADDLAHIFNRFYRGDKARQRQEGSSGLGLAIARSIVESHQGRIWAASAMGQGATFHLELPVSPA; encoded by the coding sequence ATGCGTACTCTGGCCGCCAAACTTGCCTTTGCCTTTCTTTCGGTCAGTCTAACGGGGATCGCGTTGGTGGCGTTATTTGCCGGCATTATCGTCCGCACCGAGTCCAACACCTTCGTCAACGCCTTCAACCAGGACGCCATCGTCAACCGCCTCGCCGAATACTACACCGCTAACAACGGCTGGCAAGGCCCCCTTCACGAGACAGGAACCAGCCCTCTGCCACAACTGGAATGGGGGCGCGGCTACTTCGTCGCCGACACCACCGGGCACGTCGTCATTCCCGCCGGCGACACACAGATTCCCCCCGACATGCTGCGCCGCGCCGTGCCGATCGTTGTTGACGGGCAAGAGGTGGGCTACTTTCTTGGGCGTGAGCCACCCCGCAACCCCGGCAGCGCCTTTGATCCTAACCGCGCCCAACTCGACTTCCTGCAGCGCGTCAACCAGACCCTCATCCTGGCGGCCTTAGGCGCGGCGGCCCTGGCCCTGATCATGGGTGTGCTGCTGGCCCGCAGCCTCTCCCACCCGCTGCAAGAACTGACCCAGGCCACCCGCGCCGTGGCCCAGGGCGACCTGACCCTCCAGGTTCCCGTTCGTTCGCAAGATGAGTTGGGGCAACTGGCCTCCGCGTTCAACCAGATGAGTACGCAGCTAGGGCGGGCGCGCGACCAGCGGCGGCAAATGACGGCGGACATCGCCCACGACCTGCGCACCCCCCTGAGCATTATCCTGGGACACAGCGAAGCGTTGCACGAAGGCATCCTCCCGCCCACGCCGGACACCTTCTACATCATTCACGATGAGGCCAAGCGCCTCAGTCGCCTGGTGGAAGAATTACGCACCCTTTCCCTGGCGGAAGCGGGCGAACTGCCAATGTCACCGCGCGCGGTGGCCCCGGAGGCGCTGCTGGAGCGCGCCCTGGTGGCCTACACGCCCCAGGCGCAGAAGCAGGATATTTCCCTGACGTTGCAAGCGCCGCCTGATCTGCCGGCAATCAACGTGGACCCGGATCGCATGGCGCAGGTGTTTGATAATCTGCTGAACAATGCGCTGCGCTTCACGCCGGCGGGCGGGCAAATTACGCTGGGGGCGGCGGCGGCGGATGACATGGTTCACTTTTGGGTGCGGGACAGCGGACCGGGCATTCCGGCGGATGACCTGGCGCACATCTTCAATCGCTTTTATCGCGGCGACAAGGCGCGCCAGCGACAGGAAGGCAGTTCCGGCCTGGGGCTGGCTATTGCCCGGTCGATTGTGGAAAGTCACCAGGGGCGCATCTGGGCCGCCAGCGCAATGGGACAGGGCGCGACTTTTCATCTGGAACTGCCTGTTTCCCCCGCCTGA
- a CDS encoding ketoacyl-ACP synthase III yields MKQYGRIAGWGKYTPAKIITNHDLEKQIDTNHEWIVQRTGIHARHVAEPGETTCTMAVAASRQALTRAGLTPNDLDMIIVATSTPDHLIPALSSEVQDALGAKDVPAFQLGAGCAGFIYALSTAYQFIHSSAYRNILVVGAELLSRSLDWNDRATCILFGDAAAAMIVQATDQPCGLKSFVLGSDGSQGHHLLVPAGGSAEPFGPDTYANGRQYVQMNGREVFKFATRVIGQSCRQAVAKASLTLDDIRWIIPHQANLRIIDAGARQLGLPLDRFIVNIQEYANTASASVPLALIEALDKGQVQPSDNLLMVAFGAGLSWGAAVLQMSP; encoded by the coding sequence ATGAAGCAATACGGTCGGATCGCTGGTTGGGGCAAATACACCCCCGCCAAAATTATCACCAATCATGACCTGGAAAAGCAAATCGACACAAACCATGAGTGGATTGTGCAGCGCACGGGCATCCATGCGCGCCATGTCGCGGAGCCGGGGGAAACGACCTGTACGATGGCGGTGGCGGCCAGCCGCCAGGCGCTGACGCGGGCCGGCCTCACGCCCAATGATCTGGACATGATCATTGTGGCGACATCCACCCCGGACCACCTGATTCCGGCCCTTTCCAGTGAGGTACAGGATGCGTTGGGGGCGAAGGATGTGCCGGCATTTCAGCTAGGCGCGGGGTGTGCCGGATTCATCTACGCCCTCAGCACCGCCTACCAGTTCATCCACAGCAGCGCTTACCGCAACATCCTCGTCGTCGGGGCTGAACTCCTCAGCCGCTCCCTCGACTGGAACGACCGCGCCACCTGCATCCTCTTTGGCGACGCCGCCGCCGCCATGATCGTCCAGGCCACCGACCAACCCTGCGGCCTGAAGAGCTTCGTCCTCGGCTCCGATGGCAGCCAGGGACACCACCTCCTCGTGCCCGCCGGCGGCTCCGCCGAACCCTTCGGACCCGACACCTACGCCAACGGGCGGCAATATGTGCAAATGAACGGGCGCGAAGTCTTCAAATTCGCCACCCGCGTCATCGGCCAGAGTTGCCGGCAGGCCGTCGCCAAAGCCAGCCTCACCCTCGACGACATCCGCTGGATCATTCCCCACCAGGCCAACCTACGCATCATTGACGCCGGCGCGCGCCAGCTAGGGCTGCCGCTGGACCGTTTCATCGTCAACATCCAGGAATACGCCAACACCGCCTCCGCCTCCGTGCCCCTGGCCCTGATCGAAGCCCTGGACAAAGGCCAGGTGCAGCCCAGCGACAACCTGCTCATGGTTGCCTTCGGCGCGGGCCTCTCCTGGGGGGCCGCTGTTCTACAAATGTCCCCCTAG
- a CDS encoding response regulator transcription factor, protein MSKTILVVDDEERLVSLVKAYLEQGGFRVVTANDGRVALFVARQEKPDLILLDIMMPEMDGHEFMRVHHRERETPVILLTAKVDENDKVVGLELGADDYITKPFSPRELLARVRAVLRRAGKESPRGHVLRVGDIVLDEESFIVKVNEERIDLTPSEFDLLAALMSSPGRVYSRLDLLDRLQGTAYEGYERTIDVHIRNLRAKIEPNPRKPRYIETVYGVGYRFAADV, encoded by the coding sequence ATGTCCAAGACGATTCTTGTGGTTGATGATGAGGAGCGGTTGGTCTCGCTCGTAAAAGCCTACCTGGAACAGGGCGGCTTTCGCGTGGTGACGGCCAACGATGGCCGCGTGGCTCTGTTTGTGGCGCGCCAGGAAAAGCCGGACCTGATTTTGCTGGACATTATGATGCCGGAGATGGATGGGCACGAGTTTATGCGCGTTCACCATCGGGAGCGGGAAACGCCGGTTATTTTGTTGACGGCCAAAGTGGACGAAAACGACAAGGTGGTTGGTTTGGAACTGGGCGCGGACGACTACATCACGAAGCCATTCAGCCCGCGGGAGTTGTTGGCGCGGGTGCGGGCGGTGCTGCGGCGTGCCGGCAAAGAATCGCCGCGCGGCCATGTTTTACGGGTGGGCGACATCGTCCTGGACGAGGAAAGCTTCATCGTCAAGGTCAACGAGGAACGCATCGATCTCACCCCTTCCGAATTTGACCTGCTGGCCGCGCTGATGTCCTCTCCGGGGCGCGTCTACTCCCGCCTGGACCTGTTGGACCGGCTGCAAGGGACCGCCTACGAAGGTTACGAACGCACCATTGACGTCCACATCCGCAATTTACGCGCCAAAATTGAACCGAATCCCCGCAAACCACGGTACATTGAAACCGTTTATGGCGTCGGCTACCGTTTTGCCGCCGACGTGTGA
- the msrA gene encoding peptide-methionine (S)-S-oxide reductase MsrA, whose product MQSNSAPQAATNMEVATLGGGCFWCLEAVYDELMGVLSVESGYAGGRMPHPTYQQVCAGNTGHAEVIRITFDPAIISYKEILQVFFTIHDPTTLNRQGNDVGPQYRSVIFYHSPEQQATAFAVIKEVGDAGIWDRPIVTELTPAPEFYLAEEYHQEYYARNPYQGYCRVVIAPKVAKFRKQYVNRLKKQPAL is encoded by the coding sequence ATGCAATCGAATTCTGCTCCGCAAGCCGCCACAAACATGGAAGTCGCCACATTGGGCGGCGGTTGTTTCTGGTGTCTGGAAGCTGTGTACGATGAGTTGATGGGCGTGTTGAGCGTGGAGTCCGGCTACGCGGGCGGTCGCATGCCCCATCCCACGTACCAGCAGGTTTGTGCCGGCAATACCGGCCACGCCGAAGTCATCCGCATCACATTTGATCCCGCCATCATTTCCTACAAAGAAATCCTCCAGGTCTTCTTCACCATCCACGACCCCACCACCCTCAACCGCCAGGGAAACGATGTCGGGCCGCAGTATCGTTCCGTCATCTTCTACCACTCGCCTGAGCAACAAGCGACGGCTTTTGCGGTGATTAAGGAAGTGGGAGATGCCGGCATTTGGGACCGCCCCATTGTCACCGAACTCACCCCCGCCCCCGAATTCTACCTGGCCGAGGAATACCACCAGGAATACTACGCCCGCAACCCATATCAAGGCTACTGCCGCGTCGTCATCGCCCCCAAAGTCGCCAAATTCCGCAAGCAGTACGTGAACCGCTTGAAGAAGCAACCGGCTCTGTGA
- a CDS encoding TetR/AcrR family transcriptional regulator, translated as MKNTDKRVQRTRKRLAEALSALTLAQGYEAVTIRDITRRAGVGYATFFRHYKDKDALLIDVMNAFIQELKDLLSQAGEASAAAEGALIFAHVHEKRDLYRILLSGQGTQDILAHVQEVSAREVLVGKVAREGSPVPALIAANHIAVSTMALIKWWLDHDMPYTIAQMGYIYSELIMRPTETVAFTSSS; from the coding sequence ATGAAGAATACGGACAAGCGCGTACAGCGCACGCGCAAACGGCTGGCGGAGGCCCTCAGCGCCCTGACGCTGGCGCAAGGGTACGAAGCCGTGACGATCCGCGATATTACGCGGCGGGCGGGCGTGGGGTATGCGACCTTTTTCCGCCATTACAAAGATAAAGATGCACTTCTGATTGACGTGATGAATGCGTTCATCCAGGAGTTGAAGGATTTGCTCTCGCAGGCGGGCGAGGCTTCGGCGGCGGCGGAAGGAGCGTTAATTTTTGCGCATGTGCATGAGAAGCGCGATCTTTATCGGATTTTGCTCAGTGGGCAAGGCACGCAGGATATTCTGGCGCATGTGCAGGAGGTGAGCGCGCGGGAGGTGCTGGTGGGAAAAGTGGCGCGGGAGGGGAGTCCTGTGCCGGCATTAATCGCCGCCAACCACATCGCCGTTTCCACCATGGCCCTGATCAAATGGTGGCTGGACCACGACATGCCCTACACCATCGCCCAAATGGGCTACATCTACAGCGAACTCATCATGCGCCCCACCGAAACCGTTGCTTTCACCTCCTCCTCTTGA
- a CDS encoding efflux RND transporter periplasmic adaptor subunit: MSRKRITWIIVILLIAGGAGGYWFYRQSSTPAQAATEPAVQTSVVRRGSLIISATGAGSVIPAQELTLSFAGSGTLTELNVQVGDHVSEGDVLARIDDSDAQQALVNAQLQLDQAKMQTDASATQVGVSYDDISIAQAQMNLDQAQTSLDELLNWTPDADAIALAQARLDAAQAAYNAARGQAAASSNNITVQSYTVQNAEQAVADAQAAYDTAWDPARDWELNDPRRADALERERDQTTDALEKAQQNLEIARLNYNSTVSSTSQSGTVSAQTNLLSAQQDLAAAQTGPTTDEINTAQQAVRQAELALQQTRLNAEANQLKLAQAQLNVTAAQQTLDGTVLTAPMAGTVMQVNAAVGENAGSGVIVLADLEQPLLEIYLDESDMNMAGLDYEVDVTFDALPDDTFVGHIIQIDPQLASSNGVTTLRALVLLDADSFAKPQTLPVGLNATVEVIGGRADNALLVPVEALRELSPGQYAVFVMENGEPKLHTVEVGLMDFTFAQILSGLNEGDVVTTGIVQTN, encoded by the coding sequence ATGTCTCGGAAAAGAATTACCTGGATCATCGTGATCCTTTTGATTGCAGGGGGCGCGGGCGGTTACTGGTTCTATCGCCAATCCTCCACCCCGGCGCAGGCGGCAACCGAGCCTGCCGTGCAAACATCGGTTGTGCGTCGCGGAAGTCTGATCATCTCCGCCACGGGCGCCGGTTCCGTTATTCCCGCGCAGGAGTTGACCCTCAGTTTTGCCGGCAGCGGCACCCTCACCGAACTCAACGTCCAGGTCGGCGACCATGTCAGCGAAGGCGACGTGCTGGCCCGCATTGACGACAGCGACGCGCAACAGGCGCTGGTTAATGCCCAATTGCAGCTTGATCAGGCCAAAATGCAGACAGACGCCTCCGCCACCCAGGTCGGCGTCAGCTACGACGACATCAGCATCGCCCAGGCGCAAATGAACCTGGACCAGGCTCAGACCAGCCTGGACGAACTGCTCAACTGGACGCCGGACGCCGATGCGATTGCCCTGGCGCAGGCTCGCCTGGATGCGGCGCAGGCCGCCTACAACGCCGCGCGTGGGCAGGCGGCGGCCAGCAGCAACAACATCACCGTGCAGAGCTACACTGTGCAAAACGCGGAGCAGGCCGTGGCCGACGCGCAGGCCGCCTATGACACCGCCTGGGACCCGGCGCGTGACTGGGAGCTAAACGATCCTCGCCGCGCGGATGCGTTGGAGCGGGAGCGGGATCAGACAACCGACGCGCTGGAAAAGGCACAGCAAAACCTGGAAATCGCGCGACTGAACTACAATTCAACCGTTTCTTCGACAAGTCAGAGCGGCACGGTCAGCGCGCAGACAAATCTGCTCTCCGCGCAGCAGGACCTGGCGGCGGCGCAGACGGGACCGACAACGGATGAAATAAACACGGCACAGCAGGCGGTGCGGCAAGCGGAATTGGCGTTGCAGCAGACGCGGCTGAATGCGGAGGCGAACCAGCTTAAGCTGGCGCAGGCGCAGTTGAATGTGACGGCGGCGCAGCAGACGCTGGATGGGACGGTGCTGACGGCGCCGATGGCGGGTACGGTGATGCAGGTGAACGCGGCGGTGGGCGAAAATGCCGGCAGCGGCGTAATCGTCCTCGCCGACCTGGAGCAACCCCTGTTGGAAATCTACCTCGACGAATCCGACATGAACATGGCCGGCCTGGACTACGAAGTAGACGTCACCTTCGACGCCCTGCCTGACGACACCTTTGTCGGCCACATCATCCAGATTGACCCACAGCTTGCCAGCAGCAACGGCGTCACCACCTTGCGCGCCCTGGTACTCCTTGATGCCGACTCCTTCGCCAAACCGCAAACGCTCCCCGTTGGCCTGAACGCCACCGTAGAAGTCATCGGCGGACGCGCCGACAACGCCCTCCTCGTTCCCGTCGAAGCCTTGCGTGAACTGTCGCCCGGCCAATACGCCGTCTTCGTCATGGAAAACGGCGAACCCAAGCTGCATACCGTGGAAGTGGGTCTGATGGACTTCACCTTTGCCCAGATTCTGTCTGGCCTGAATGAAGGCGATGTGGTCACGACTGGCATTGTGCAAACCAATTAA
- a CDS encoding class I SAM-dependent methyltransferase, which produces MTNYDKQYQVESNLFGSPYAEFEEFVKQHAKQGGTALDLGCGQGRDALMLARYGYRVIGVDTSYVGIAQMLERAKKGDLPVNGVVADIYEYELHDKYDAVVLDSILHFEKADKNKEVDLLNTLINHISENGFLFLFVHKSPKKEREVKRWLKAVAAEFAVAEEGYIDYLYEEVATGFQSAFQYYMLILKRIHPA; this is translated from the coding sequence ATGACCAATTATGATAAGCAATATCAAGTCGAGAGCAACTTGTTCGGCTCTCCGTACGCTGAGTTTGAGGAATTTGTAAAGCAACACGCAAAACAGGGAGGTACCGCCCTCGATTTAGGGTGTGGGCAAGGAAGAGATGCCTTGATGCTGGCCAGGTATGGCTACAGGGTTATCGGTGTTGACACTTCGTATGTTGGCATTGCTCAAATGCTAGAAAGAGCCAAGAAAGGGGATCTTCCTGTAAATGGGGTCGTTGCAGACATTTATGAATATGAGCTGCATGATAAGTACGATGCGGTTGTGCTTGATTCAATTTTGCATTTCGAGAAGGCTGACAAAAACAAGGAGGTGGATTTGCTCAACACCCTAATAAATCACATTAGCGAGAATGGCTTTTTATTCCTTTTTGTACACAAATCGCCCAAAAAGGAAAGGGAAGTTAAGCGTTGGTTGAAAGCTGTAGCAGCGGAGTTCGCGGTAGCCGAGGAAGGTTACATTGACTATCTTTATGAAGAGGTAGCGACAGGTTTTCAGTCAGCATTTCAGTATTACATGCTTATTCTGAAGCGGATACACCCCGCCTGA
- a CDS encoding aspartate aminotransferase family protein, which yields MGQVVTNLEGNVSFDQESWKLLGEALARLDAGFADLPAVSSNPDLPRLQAVLRQVAERLQDNYPYHHPLYAGQMLKPPHPVARLAYALAMWLNPNNHALDGGRASSAMEKEVVAELAGMFGWETHLGHLTSGGTLANLEALWVAGRQRPGQTVLASTQAHYTHSRISAVLQLPFAAVPTDSWGRMDVPALHARLAQGDVGTVVVTLGTTATGAVDPLPAILDLRARHGFRVHVDAAYGGYFTLADNLSASARTAFDHLGAVDSIAIDPHKHGLQPYGCGCVLFRDPAVGAFYRHDSPYTYFTSAELHLGEISLECSRAGAAAVGLWATHQLLPPRRGGDFAADLEKCRQAALLLAQRLDEDSRFRLPFMPELDIVVWAVNAGSASEASARAQAIFTAAAARNLHLALAQLPAAFFAPTWPDLIADQDHITCLRSCLMKPEHLDWLDAIWQILDEVSG from the coding sequence ATGGGCCAGGTAGTTACCAATTTGGAGGGCAACGTGAGTTTTGATCAGGAAAGCTGGAAACTGCTAGGGGAGGCGTTGGCGCGGCTGGACGCGGGATTCGCGGATTTGCCCGCTGTGTCATCCAACCCGGATTTGCCGCGCCTGCAAGCGGTTTTGCGCCAGGTGGCGGAGCGGCTGCAGGATAATTACCCCTATCACCATCCGCTCTACGCGGGGCAGATGCTCAAGCCGCCCCACCCGGTAGCGCGGCTGGCGTATGCGCTGGCGATGTGGCTGAACCCGAATAACCATGCACTGGATGGGGGACGAGCCAGTTCGGCGATGGAAAAGGAAGTGGTGGCGGAACTGGCGGGGATGTTTGGCTGGGAGACGCACCTGGGGCATTTGACCAGCGGGGGCACGCTGGCGAATCTGGAGGCGTTGTGGGTGGCGGGGCGGCAGCGACCGGGCCAGACGGTTTTGGCATCCACACAGGCGCATTATACGCACAGCCGCATCAGCGCCGTGTTGCAACTGCCCTTTGCCGCCGTGCCAACGGATAGTTGGGGGCGCATGGATGTGCCGGCATTACACGCACGCCTGGCGCAAGGAGATGTGGGAACGGTTGTGGTCACGCTGGGGACGACGGCCACGGGCGCGGTGGACCCGCTGCCGGCGATTCTGGATTTGCGGGCGCGGCATGGCTTTCGCGTTCACGTCGATGCGGCTTACGGGGGGTATTTTACGCTGGCGGACAACCTGTCGGCATCAGCGCGGACCGCTTTCGACCATTTAGGCGCGGTGGATTCCATCGCCATCGATCCACACAAACATGGTTTGCAGCCGTATGGCTGTGGCTGCGTTCTGTTTCGGGACCCGGCGGTGGGCGCGTTTTACCGGCATGATTCGCCGTATACGTATTTTACGTCGGCGGAGCTGCACCTGGGGGAGATCAGTCTGGAGTGTTCGCGGGCGGGGGCGGCGGCGGTGGGGTTGTGGGCGACGCACCAACTGCTGCCGCCGCGACGTGGGGGGGATTTTGCCGCGGATTTGGAGAAATGCCGGCAGGCGGCCCTCCTCCTGGCGCAACGATTAGACGAAGATTCCCGTTTTCGGTTGCCATTCATGCCGGAGTTGGACATTGTGGTGTGGGCGGTAAATGCCGGCAGCGCCAGCGAAGCCTCCGCCCGCGCGCAGGCCATCTTCACCGCCGCCGCCGCCCGCAACTTGCACCTGGCCCTGGCCCAACTCCCCGCCGCCTTCTTCGCCCCCACCTGGCCCGACCTCATTGCGGATCAGGACCACATCACCTGCCTCCGCTCATGCCTCATGAAGCCGGAACACCTCGACTGGCTCGACGCCATCTGGCAAATCCTCGACGAAGTGAGTGGGTGA